In one Palaemon carinicauda isolate YSFRI2023 chromosome 25, ASM3689809v2, whole genome shotgun sequence genomic region, the following are encoded:
- the LOC137619056 gene encoding zinc finger protein SNAI2-like, producing the protein MNEIHFQDIIEDKENLLFPVTPISTRTKDLSRSKPDSLPFFASIPPSVHTSTPVSSLEAKGKKLKSQKSFSFEKRNSPSPPSSGDESHVHKSRRRMVDEDTVFSCLTCFKKFDNVGDLQRHTKTHKMYPCAFCGAKFVDQGALRMHLFSHPVGKEMSQQLS; encoded by the coding sequence ATGAATGAGATCCATTTCCAAGACATCATTGAGGACAAAGAGAACTTATTATTTCCAGTAACTCCTATATCCACCAGAACCAAAGACCTTTCTCGGTCCAAACCTGACTCTCTGCCGTTCTTCGCTTCGATTCCTCCCTCGGTCCATACTTCCACCCCTGTCTCTTCCCTAGAAGCAAAGGGGAAGAAGTTGAAGTCACAGAAATCTTTCTCATTTGAAAAGCGAAATTCCCCCTCCCCTCCATCGTCTGGGGACGAAAGCCACGTACACAAATCACGACGTAGAATGGTTGACGAGGACACCGTCTTTTCGTGTCTTACATGCTTCAAGAAGTTCGACAATGTGGGTGACCTTCAGAGGCACACGAAGACCCACAAAATGTACCCGTGTGCCTTTTGTGGGGCAAAGTTCGTAGACCAAGGAGCTCTCAGGATGCACCTCTTCAGTCATCCGGTGGGAAAAGAAATGTCTCAACAGTTGTCCTGA
- the LOC137619055 gene encoding protein FAM200C-like, translated as MFDQRSAVIASFEVAWLVARNKKPHTIGEDLIKPAAVKISDIMCGHKVAKQLNAVPLSARVIKERISILAENVREQVISSVKKSKEFAIQLNETTDVSSNSQLMVKIRYGGSDEIEEEMLLCSPLDLRTRGIDVFNKVDFSKA; from the coding sequence ATGTTTGACCAACGTTCAGCTGTAATAGCTAGTTTTGAAGTGGCATGGTTGGTTGCTCGAAACAAGAAACCACATACTATTGGTGAAGACTTAATCAAGCCTGCGGCTGTAAAAATATCAGATATAATGTGTGGGCATAAAGTAGCTAAACAACTGAATGCAGTACCTTTGTCTGCTAGAGTTATTAAAGAAAGAATTTCCATCTTAGCAGAAAATGTGAGGGAACAAGTGATTTCTTCAGTAAAGAAAAGTAAAGAGTTTGCCATTCAACTTAATGAGACTACAGATGTAAGTAGCAATTCACAATTGATGGTAAAAATTCGATATGGGGGCTCTGATGAAATCGAAGAAGAAATGTTGTTGTGTTCTCCTCTTGACTTGAGAACTCGTGGTATTGATGTGTTCAATAAGGTTGATTTTTCCAAAGCCTGA